In one window of Mytilus galloprovincialis chromosome 6, xbMytGall1.hap1.1, whole genome shotgun sequence DNA:
- the LOC143079057 gene encoding cyclin-dependent kinases regulatory subunit 1-like, translating into MPVDQISYSEKYFDDKHEYRHVILPPDIAKKVPKNHLMTESEWRNLGVQQSPGWIHYMVHSPEPHVLLFRRPLPNSTSIPMNVQGIATAVQ; encoded by the exons ATGCCTGTTGACCAGATATCCTACTCAGAAAAATACTTTGATGATAAACATGAATACAG aCATGTTATACTGCCACCTGATATTGCTAAGAAAGTTCCAAAGAATCATTTGATGACAGAATCTGAATGGAGGAATCTTGGTGTACAGCAGTCTCCAGGATGGATTCATTATATGGTTCATTCTCCAG AACCGCATGTATTACTATTCAGAAGACCTTTACCAAATTCCACCAGTATACCAATGAATGTTCAAGGAATAGCCACAGCAGTACAGTAA